The Apium graveolens cultivar Ventura chromosome 6, ASM990537v1, whole genome shotgun sequence genome contains a region encoding:
- the LOC141665652 gene encoding uncharacterized protein LOC141665652, which translates to MLSKPLDGESLIRYLTVSQYSINAVLVREEDGQQSPVYYVSKQLHDAETRYTSMEKLVYALILASRKLRPYFQAHRVEVRTAYPLRQVLHKPESSGRMLKWAVELGQFDLEYVPRTVIKGQALADFLLEFDYEIDDKALVMLHPPHAEESLEEFPHPWWILHVDGAVNNGGAGAGIVLVSLEGHHLMNAIHFKFYATNNDAEYEALINGLKIALKMGVRNLIARSDSELGVNQVNGGFQARGPRTELYLRCTQRLIRMFKDVRLECVPREKNSNVDALAKMGSQQEAVFSLAMKVLRQGYYWPTMKEDATNFVKACDRCQRFANYSSMPATLLTPMASPWPFAMWGIDLIGELPKAKGDVKYVVVAVDYFIKWVEAMPLATITAKKIRDFVFNSIVMWSYNTTPRSTTAEMSFMLTYDYEAMVPVEVGSGSLRRDCYRKEDAEVNQRLHLDLLEETRENSQLRLAAYQQRAARNNMVPCSYAFAKKNIH; encoded by the exons ATGTTATCAAAGCCGTTGGATGGGGAATCTCTAATACGGTACCTCACAGTGTCTCAATATTCGATCAATGCAGTTCTGGTAAGAGAGGAAGATGGGCAGCAATCACCAGTGTACTACGTGAGCAAGCAGTTACACGACGCTGAAACTCGCTACACAAGCATGGAAAAACTGGTTTACGCCCTGATTCTTGCATCAAGAAAATTGCGGCCATATTTTCAGGCCCATAGAGTTGAAGTTCGTACAGCGTACCCGCTGCGACAGGTCCTGCATAAACCAGAGTCATCAGGCAGAATGCTGAAATGGgctgtggagttgggacagtttgatttggaatatgtGCCCCGAACAGTGATAAAAGGGCAAGCCTTAGCCgatttcttgttggaatttgattatgaaattgatgataaagcTTTGGTAATGCTACATCCACCTCATGCTGAGGAGTCTTTGGAGGAGTTTCCACATCCTTGGTGGATTTTGCATGTGGATGGGGcggttaacaatggaggagcaggtgCGGGTATAGTACTTGTGTCTCTGGAAGGCCACCATTTGATGAACGCAATTCATTTCAAATTTTATGCAACCaataatgatgcggagtatgaAGCGCTGATTAATGGCCTAAAAATCGCTTTGAAAATGGGGGTGCGAAACTTAATTGCAAGAAGTGACTCAGAGTTGGGAGTGAATCAGGTGAACGGGGGATTTCAAGCGCGAGGCCCGCGTacagaattatacttgagatgtACACAGCGCCTGATTAGAATGTTCAAAGACGTTAGATTGGAATGTGTTCCGCGGGAGAAGAACAGTAATGTGGATGCTCTGGCAAAAATGGGGTCGCAACAAGAGGCTGTGTT ctcgttGGCAATGAAAGTTTTGCGCCAGGGATATTATTGGCCCACAATGAAAGAAGATGCTACAAATTTTGTTAAggcatgtgatcgctgccagcgcttTGCAAACTACTCATCTATGCCGGCGACACTCTTGACGCCTATGGCAAGCCCGTGGCCGttcgccatgtggggaattgatcttatCGGAGAATTGCCGAAAGCTAAAGGAGACGTCAAGTATGTAGTGGTTGCGGTCGATTACTTTATTAAATGGGTGGAAGCTATGCCACTGGCTactatcaccgcaaagaaaatTAGGGATTTTGTTTTCAACTCCATC gtgatgtggtcatacaacactacGCCACGATCTACTACGGCAGAAATGTCGTTTATGCTGACTTACGACTACGAAGCTATGGTCCCTGTGGAAGTTGGATCAGGATCACTTCGCAGAGATTGTTACAGGAAAGAAGATGCtgaggttaatcaaaggcttcatttagATCTCTTAGAGGAGACGAGGGAAAATTCTCAGCTAAGGCTAGCGGCGTATCAGCAACGTGccgcaag GAATAACATGGTGCCATGCTCATATGCTTTTGCAAAGAAAAATATTCATTAA